In the genome of Entelurus aequoreus isolate RoL-2023_Sb linkage group LG15, RoL_Eaeq_v1.1, whole genome shotgun sequence, one region contains:
- the LOC133630426 gene encoding beta-1,4-galactosyltransferase 1-like has translation MMLSKLKRVSLLLILFVALAVTWLVPSASSWLRFLSKPDVFLEAIAYPQTPHEEPTATHFSQVEAVNLSAGNKTLRTCPDTPPNLVGPLYVAFNSHLVLEQVWRVVGSPALHIGGRYKPLDCTSQHKVAIIIPFRNRQKHLNNWLFYLHPILIRQQLDYGVYVINQAGEGLFNRAKLLNVGFVEALKDYDYNCFVFSDVDLVPVDDRNLYTCFDSPRHLAVAIDKFQFSLPYNTYFGGVSSLSKEQYLKVNGFSNTFWGWGGEDDDIYNRIIFKGMSISRPDMVIGQYKMIIHDRDLHNEANELNSVKVNQTLQTMDHDGFKSLKYTVVGVEKKKLYSFIAVDIEAPSSLDSTFERSLIMQN, from the exons ATGATGTTAAGTAAATTAAAACGCGTTTCTTTATTACTGATACTCTTTGTTGCCCTGGCTGTGACGTGGCTTGTCCCCTCGGCCTCCAGTTGGTTAAGGTTTTTGTCAAAGCCAGATGTTTTTTTGGAGGCTATCGCATACCCGCAGACGCCTCATGAGGAACCTACAGCGACACATTTCAGTCAAGTGGAGGCTGTAAACCTGAGCGCTGGGAACAAGACTTTGAGAACCTGTCCTGACACGCCGCCGAACCTTGTAGGTCCTCTGTATGTGGCGTTTAACAGTCACTTGGTTCTGGAACAGGTTTGGAGGGTGGTTGGGAGTCCTGCTCTACATATAGGTGGGCGATACAAGCCACTTGATTGTACCTCACAACACAAG GTGGCGATAATCATCCCATTCCGCAATCGACAGAAGCACCTGAATAACTGGCTTTTTTACCTCCATCCCATTCTGATCCGGCAACAGCTGGACTACGGCGTGTATGTCATCAACCAAGCCGGAGAAGGATTGTTCAACCGGGCCAAGCTGCTCAATGTAGGCTTTGTGGAGGCACTGAAGGATTACGATTACAACTGTTTTGTCTTCTCAGATGTGGACCTAGTGCCTGTGGATGACCGCAACTTGTACACATGCTTTGATAGTCCCAGACACTTGGCTGTGGCGATAGATAAATTCCAATTCAGTTTACCTTACAACACTTACTTTGGCGGCGTCTCGTCCTTGTCCAAGGAGCAGTACTTAAAAGTCAACGGCTTCTCAAACACTTTCTGGGGTTGGGGCGGCGAGGACGATGATATTTATAACCGAATCATCTTCAAAGGGATGTCCATTTCACGACCGGACATGGTGATCGGACAATACAAGATGATCATACATGACAGGGACCTGCACAACGAGGCCAATGAGTTGAATTCGGTCAAAGTCAACCAAACCCTACAGACGATGGATCACGACGGTTTTAAATCCCTTAAGTACACTGTTGTTGGTGTTGAGAAGAAAAAACTTTATAGTTTTATTGCTGTGGACATCGAAGCTCCTTCATCTTTAGATTCTACCTTTGAAAGGTCCCTTATCATGCAAAACTGA